Below is a genomic region from Deltaproteobacteria bacterium.
GAGGCTAAAAGAGAAAAACAAAAAGACGAAGCTGAAGAGATTGGCAGAAAGCTACAAGCAGAGGCGTTGGTTTTTGAAAAGGAAGTTGGTGAAGAGGGGAAGTTGTTTGGTTCTGTGACAAACCGCAATATCGCCGAAGCACTTTCCGAAAAAGGTTTTTCAATTGACCATCGAAATATTCAGATCAAGTCACCGATTCATGCCTTAGGTCTTTTTGAGGCAGAGGTTCACTTGCATAGTGATGTTATGGTGCCTTTGAAGATCGAAGTTAAAAAGAAATAATTCATGGGTTCTGAAGAAGCCCCAAGGGTTGAGTCTCTCGTCTCCAAGCTTCCTCCTCAAAATCTGGAGGCGGAGCAGTCTGTCCTTGGCGGTATCATGATTGACAATGAGGCGATCCATCGGGTTGTCGAGATTGTGACGCCCGATGATTTTTATCGAGAGACCCATCGCAAGGTTTTCCGATGCATGCTCGAGCTTTCTGAAGAAGGAGAGCCGATCGATCTGATTACTGTTTGTGAAAGAATGCGCGGAGAAGGGACCTTGGAGGACGCTGGGGGCGCTGCCTTCCTTTCGATGCTTGTAGATAGC
It encodes:
- a CDS encoding 50S ribosomal protein L9, translated to MQVILKEDVRSVGRAGEIVQVSEGYGRNCLLPQKKAVLATEGNLKQLEAQKKSIEAKREKQKDEAEEIGRKLQAEALVFEKEVGEEGKLFGSVTNRNIAEALSEKGFSIDHRNIQIKSPIHALGLFEAEVHLHSDVMVPLKIEVKKK